One Fictibacillus halophilus genomic window, AACAGGCTGATAACGAGCCGCTTTCAGCATGTTCGTCATCGACGAATACGGAACTTCATTGATCTCTTTTTCAACTGACATCAAACAAGGCATCGTCGATTGGATGACCTCATAGCCGTCCTCCAGCTTTCGGTGAACGATCGCATACCCTTCCTCGACGTTGATCTCCTTTACCTTGTTGACAGAAGTGAGCGGAGGCATGTCTAACCGGCGTGCGATTCCTGGTCCAACTTGTCCCGTATCTCCGTCAATCGTCATCTTTCCGCAGATGATCAGGTCGACCGGCTTAATTTGCGAGATTTTCTCTATTGCTTTCGTGAGTGCGTAGCTCGTCGCAAGCGTATCCGCACCGGCAAACGCTCGGTCCGAGATCATGTAACCTTCATCTGCCCCGATCTCGATGCATTTTTTGATTGCTTTTACGGCTGGTGGAGGACCCATCGTCAGCACCGA contains:
- a CDS encoding electron transfer flavoprotein subunit beta/FixA family protein, translating into MLHIVACIKQVPDTKIIKMNPKTNTMDRASAPAILNPYDAHAVEEAVRLKKRYGGTVSVLTMGPPPAVKAIKKCIEIGADEGYMISDRAFAGADTLATSYALTKAIEKISQIKPVDLIICGKMTIDGDTGQVGPGIARRLDMPPLTSVNKVKEINVEEGYAIVHRKLEDGYEVIQSTMPCLMSVEKEINEVPYSSMTNMLKAARYQPVIWAVADLEDVERTQLGLKGSPTIVSKVWAPTKPSGGEMLEGDAAQQTEQLLDLLLKKKELFAVKGGSGVEL